The following are encoded in a window of Trichocoleus desertorum ATA4-8-CV12 genomic DNA:
- a CDS encoding IS256 family transposase — MTFPPEILDELLKGYQSPEDLLGEGDILKQLTKALVERCLEGEMKTHLEQQRAEPAPMSTKNRRNGHSKKTIKGEFGEAQITIPRDRTSEFEPQIIKKGQTCFDGFDDKILSLYARGMSVRDIQAQLQDLYGVEVSAGLISNVTDAVEEERKLWQNRTLDSVYPIVYFDALVVKVRQDGRVINKAIHLALGVNLSGTKELLGLWMTPNESAKFWLSVLTELQNRGLKDILIACVDGLTGFPDAIEAVFPKTTVQLCIVHMVRNSLSYVSYKDRKAVATDLRLIYTAATETEAEQRLLEFAEKWDKQYPTISKSWVKHWQRIIPFFAFPPEIRKAIYTTNAVESMNMTLRKVLKNHRAFPTDESAMKVVYLAIHNIAKKWTMPIRDWKPALNRFAIEFGDRLSL; from the coding sequence ATGACTTTTCCCCCTGAAATCCTCGATGAACTGCTCAAAGGCTACCAGAGCCCTGAAGATCTGTTGGGCGAAGGTGACATCCTTAAGCAACTGACTAAAGCTTTGGTTGAACGCTGCTTGGAAGGTGAAATGAAAACTCACCTAGAGCAGCAACGTGCTGAACCTGCTCCTATGTCCACGAAGAATCGCCGTAACGGACACAGCAAGAAGACCATCAAGGGCGAGTTTGGTGAGGCGCAGATCACGATTCCACGCGACAGAACGAGTGAATTTGAACCTCAGATCATCAAGAAAGGGCAGACCTGCTTTGACGGGTTTGATGACAAAATCCTGTCCCTATACGCCAGGGGCATGAGCGTCCGCGACATCCAGGCACAACTACAAGACCTATACGGGGTAGAAGTGTCGGCTGGTTTAATTTCTAATGTCACCGATGCTGTGGAAGAGGAGCGCAAGCTCTGGCAGAACCGCACCCTCGATTCGGTGTACCCAATTGTCTACTTTGATGCTTTAGTCGTTAAGGTCAGGCAGGATGGGCGAGTGATCAACAAAGCCATTCACTTAGCGTTAGGCGTCAACCTATCGGGGACAAAGGAACTGCTGGGGCTGTGGATGACCCCAAACGAGTCTGCCAAGTTCTGGCTCTCCGTGCTCACCGAATTGCAGAACCGAGGATTGAAGGACATTCTGATTGCTTGTGTTGATGGTCTGACCGGCTTTCCTGATGCCATTGAGGCGGTCTTTCCCAAAACAACCGTGCAATTGTGCATCGTTCACATGGTCAGAAATTCCCTCTCCTATGTCTCTTACAAAGACCGCAAAGCTGTTGCGACCGACCTGCGCCTGATTTACACCGCTGCCACGGAAACTGAGGCAGAGCAACGCCTGCTTGAGTTTGCCGAGAAGTGGGACAAGCAGTATCCGACCATCAGTAAGTCTTGGGTGAAACACTGGCAACGAATTATCCCGTTCTTTGCTTTCCCACCAGAGATTCGTAAAGCCATCTACACCACCAATGCAGTTGAATCAATGAATATGACTCTTAGAAAAGTTCTGAAAAACCACCGTGCTTTTCCGACTGATGAGTCGGCGATGAAAGTCGTTTACCTGGCGATTCACAATATTGCTAAGAAATGGACGATGCCGATTCGAGACTGGAAACCTGCCCTCAACCGTTTCGCGATTGAGTTTGGCGATCGTCTTTCCCTTTAG
- a CDS encoding PadR family transcriptional regulator, which produces MAKQGQGDGGQDITLSALEEDLLTVLLGKELYGLQVMNAMNEARQGRRQIGFGSLYPTLHRLDKKGLVKARWGDEADEEAGGARRKYYKLTGLGEKVLKETQEYRAYLAGWQPTFQQFFGWSLVSTQ; this is translated from the coding sequence ATGGCAAAACAAGGGCAAGGTGATGGCGGCCAAGATATTACACTCTCGGCTCTCGAAGAGGATTTATTAACAGTCCTGCTTGGCAAAGAGCTTTACGGACTTCAGGTGATGAATGCCATGAACGAGGCAAGGCAGGGTAGGCGTCAAATTGGATTTGGTAGTTTGTATCCCACTCTCCATCGGCTCGATAAGAAGGGTTTGGTCAAAGCCCGTTGGGGGGATGAAGCTGACGAAGAGGCAGGAGGCGCACGTAGAAAATACTACAAGCTAACTGGATTGGGTGAGAAAGTGCTCAAGGAAACCCAGGAATACCGGGCTTATCTAGCAGGATGGCAACCCACCTTTCAGCAGTTCTTTGGATGGTCATTGGTATCTACTCAGTAA